In Sphingobium sp. Z007, one DNA window encodes the following:
- a CDS encoding ABC transporter substrate-binding protein translates to MVADRLSRRAFIGAGAASCLIVAGCSEGQAGRPRLRVSVTGKGEGDSRLLFKAAGIKPEGFDLTYSEFQSGHLVVEALNGGSLDYGGMSEIPPIFAAASTIQSFRQIAVAHGDVNNQVVLVPKGSKAKSIADLKGKRVGYVRATTSQYFLIRMLEEVGLTWGDITPVAMGVSDGAAAFSQGSLDAWAIYGFPIQRAIATEGARILKTAYGILSGNYLVAAHIDALADPDKARLIGDYLALVQKAYGWAAAHQDEWATIIAQDIGVPRDYVVDQFKRKSATYELRPVTDAAIASQQQVADLFFRQKLLPKAVDVRPLWDARFNTAIPKRG, encoded by the coding sequence ATGGTCGCTGATCGACTGTCGCGGCGCGCCTTCATCGGCGCTGGCGCGGCGTCCTGCCTGATCGTGGCGGGATGCAGCGAAGGTCAGGCTGGCCGGCCCAGGCTGCGCGTGTCCGTCACCGGAAAAGGCGAAGGCGACAGCCGTTTGCTGTTCAAGGCGGCGGGAATCAAGCCCGAAGGCTTCGACCTGACCTATAGTGAGTTCCAGTCCGGCCATTTGGTTGTGGAGGCGCTCAACGGCGGCTCGCTCGACTATGGCGGCATGAGCGAGATCCCGCCAATCTTCGCGGCGGCCTCCACCATCCAGAGCTTCCGCCAGATCGCGGTCGCCCATGGCGACGTCAACAACCAGGTCGTGCTGGTGCCCAAGGGCTCGAAGGCCAAGTCGATCGCTGATCTTAAGGGCAAGCGCGTCGGCTATGTCCGCGCCACAACCTCGCAATATTTCCTGATCCGCATGCTGGAGGAGGTCGGCTTGACCTGGGGCGACATCACTCCGGTAGCGATGGGCGTATCCGACGGCGCCGCCGCCTTTTCGCAGGGGTCGCTCGACGCATGGGCGATCTACGGCTTCCCGATCCAGCGCGCCATCGCGACCGAAGGCGCGCGCATCCTCAAGACGGCCTATGGCATATTGTCGGGCAATTATCTGGTGGCGGCGCATATCGACGCACTGGCCGATCCCGACAAGGCCAGGCTGATCGGCGATTATCTGGCGCTGGTTCAGAAAGCCTATGGCTGGGCGGCCGCGCATCAGGATGAATGGGCGACGATCATCGCCCAGGATATCGGCGTCCCGCGCGATTATGTGGTCGATCAGTTCAAGCGCAAAAGCGCGACCTATGAACTGCGCCCGGTCACGGACGCGGCGATCGCGTCCCAACAACAGGTCGCGGACCTGTTCTTCCGCCAAAAACTGCTGCCCAAAGCGGTCGACGTGCGCCCGCTCTGGGACGCGCGCTTCAATACCGCCATTCCCAAGAGAGGCTGA
- a CDS encoding VOC family protein produces MSRVTEIRYVGYALPDLEAERAFYADQWKLVEAGEKDGMVYFAADGGHEHHVVRLRQAEEQRIDVIALAADSRADVDALHDKVVASGCRIIFAPKDLDSLGGGYGFRFFSPDGLTFEVSSDVARRTARELARWEGVPQKISHIVLHSPDHKAMVTWFCDVLGFKVSDWLGDFMCFLRCNAAHHRIAFLPGPPCLNHVAYDMLTIDDMMVGVNRLRLKGTDIRWGPGRHTAGNNTFSYFTTPAGFAVEYSSELEDVDFETHQSQVHAPAPGIMDQWGIGVGGPQTMPHAAPDKGLFQAVEV; encoded by the coding sequence ATGAGCCGCGTTACAGAAATTCGTTATGTGGGCTACGCCCTACCCGATCTGGAGGCCGAGCGCGCCTTCTATGCCGACCAGTGGAAGCTGGTCGAAGCGGGCGAAAAGGACGGCATGGTCTATTTCGCCGCCGATGGCGGGCATGAGCATCATGTCGTGCGGCTGCGTCAAGCCGAAGAACAACGCATCGACGTGATTGCGCTGGCCGCCGACAGCCGCGCCGATGTCGATGCCCTGCATGACAAGGTCGTTGCGTCGGGCTGCCGCATCATCTTCGCGCCCAAGGATCTGGACTCGCTGGGCGGCGGCTATGGCTTCCGCTTTTTTTCGCCCGACGGCCTGACCTTCGAAGTGTCGAGCGACGTGGCCCGCCGCACCGCACGCGAGTTGGCCCGCTGGGAAGGCGTCCCGCAGAAGATCAGCCACATCGTCCTGCACTCGCCCGATCACAAGGCGATGGTCACATGGTTCTGCGATGTACTGGGCTTCAAGGTCAGCGACTGGCTGGGCGACTTCATGTGCTTCCTGCGCTGCAACGCCGCGCATCACCGCATCGCCTTCCTGCCCGGACCGCCCTGCCTCAACCATGTCGCATATGACATGCTGACCATCGATGACATGATGGTAGGCGTCAACCGGCTGCGGCTGAAGGGCACCGACATTCGCTGGGGTCCGGGCCGTCACACCGCTGGCAACAACACGTTCAGCTATTTCACCACGCCTGCGGGCTTTGCGGTCGAATATAGCTCAGAACTGGAGGATGTGGACTTCGAAACCCACCAGTCTCAGGTTCACGCCCCCGCCCCCGGCATCATGGACCAGTGGGGCATCGGCGTCGGAGGTCCGCAAACCATGCCGCATGCCGCGCCCGACAAGGGGCTGTTCCAGGCAGTGGAGGTCTGA
- a CDS encoding TonB-dependent receptor → MKNILWSATMLAGAIIPQAAVAQDSEAQASDGGLAEIVVTAQRREESLQRAAIAVTAVTGDDLTRSGITETSNLGKLVPALVVQPTGGTTSFFLRGVGTNSQNSFSENAIAFNFNGVYVGRPTAPAGVFYDLERVEVVKGPQGTLYGRNATGGAINVLPKKPTLGKFGVEGLAEYGNYDSKKGFLAVNVPFGEIAALRVAGQVVDRDGYISDGYDDDKGEAVRASFLLKPSDIWSINIVGDYYHQGGKGGGAVLLPSKAFAVPSVNDRVSISDPRAIAAINGYASTLFAPPFCAGGFIASGCIENARSDGYLDNHFYGLSAQVDGDMGFATLSVIPAWRKSEADFRTYLPGFRGEIQDNAEQMSLEMRLTSAADQRLRYVLGGFFFNEQQDTLNYFRQGRLSTTRFTPRLKTQSLAAFGQLTFDVTDALRLIAGGRYTQEDKSQLTASVGGGLPGPVDPPLGAPITGDLSFKKFTWKAGVELDAGPASLVYANVATGFKSGGFYVAAPPNNSFRPESLTAYTIGAKNRFFGNKLQLNIEAFYWDYKDQQVTFVGGVRTGNGLFAQGSLTTNAGKSRIFGTEVEARFAPTRDDLFNINVQYLNGKYKSLQTANFSPTGAPVTTGCTTIGSRLANPGVNGARFYDIDCSGRPTVNSPRWALNMGYQHSFHIGGDMVLVAGVRSNIESSRYMNSNFREEEKQGSFMMSDAFLTLEGPQDKWSVTAFINNIEDKEVLARAGTRPILDFPVGTLRPPRTYGVRVGFNL, encoded by the coding sequence ATGAAAAATATTCTTTGGAGCGCCACGATGTTGGCCGGTGCGATCATACCGCAGGCCGCCGTCGCGCAGGATTCAGAGGCGCAGGCGTCCGACGGGGGACTGGCGGAAATCGTGGTGACCGCGCAAAGGCGTGAGGAAAGCCTGCAACGCGCGGCGATCGCCGTCACCGCCGTCACCGGCGACGATCTGACCCGCTCCGGCATCACCGAAACATCCAATCTCGGCAAGCTGGTGCCCGCCCTTGTCGTGCAACCCACCGGGGGCACGACCAGCTTCTTCCTACGCGGCGTCGGCACCAACTCGCAGAACAGCTTTTCCGAAAACGCGATCGCCTTCAATTTCAACGGCGTCTATGTCGGCCGCCCGACTGCGCCCGCCGGCGTATTCTACGATCTGGAACGGGTCGAGGTGGTGAAGGGCCCGCAAGGCACGCTCTATGGCCGCAACGCGACCGGTGGCGCGATCAACGTGCTGCCCAAAAAGCCCACGCTTGGCAAATTCGGCGTCGAAGGGCTGGCCGAATATGGCAATTATGACAGCAAGAAGGGCTTCCTGGCCGTCAACGTTCCTTTCGGTGAGATCGCCGCGCTGCGCGTCGCAGGCCAGGTGGTCGATCGCGACGGCTATATTTCGGACGGCTATGACGATGACAAGGGCGAAGCGGTGCGCGCCTCCTTCCTGCTCAAGCCGTCGGACATCTGGTCGATCAACATCGTCGGCGATTATTATCATCAGGGCGGCAAGGGCGGCGGCGCGGTGTTGCTGCCCAGCAAGGCCTTCGCTGTGCCATCGGTCAATGATCGGGTCAGCATTTCCGATCCGCGCGCGATCGCGGCGATCAACGGCTATGCCTCCACACTGTTCGCCCCGCCCTTCTGCGCGGGTGGCTTCATCGCCAGCGGCTGCATCGAAAATGCGCGCTCGGACGGCTATCTCGACAATCATTTCTACGGTCTGAGCGCGCAGGTCGATGGCGACATGGGCTTTGCCACGCTGTCCGTCATTCCCGCCTGGCGCAAATCGGAAGCGGATTTCCGCACCTATCTCCCCGGCTTCCGTGGCGAAATACAGGATAATGCCGAACAAATGTCGCTGGAAATGCGGCTGACCTCGGCTGCCGACCAGCGGCTGCGCTATGTCCTGGGCGGCTTCTTCTTCAACGAGCAGCAGGATACGCTCAACTATTTCCGCCAGGGTCGATTGTCCACCACCCGCTTCACCCCCCGCCTCAAGACGCAGAGCCTGGCCGCTTTCGGTCAGCTGACCTTCGACGTCACCGACGCCCTGCGCCTGATCGCTGGCGGACGCTATACGCAGGAAGACAAGTCGCAACTGACCGCGTCAGTCGGCGGCGGTTTGCCTGGCCCGGTCGACCCGCCGCTGGGCGCGCCCATCACCGGCGACCTCAGCTTCAAAAAATTCACCTGGAAGGCGGGAGTCGAACTCGACGCCGGTCCTGCTTCCCTAGTCTATGCCAATGTCGCCACCGGGTTCAAATCGGGCGGCTTCTACGTCGCGGCCCCGCCTAACAACAGCTTCCGTCCGGAAAGCCTGACCGCCTATACGATCGGTGCCAAGAACCGCTTCTTCGGCAACAAGCTCCAGCTCAATATTGAAGCCTTCTACTGGGACTATAAGGACCAGCAGGTGACGTTCGTGGGGGGGGTGCGGACCGGCAACGGCCTGTTCGCGCAGGGATCGCTCACCACGAATGCAGGCAAGTCGCGCATTTTCGGCACCGAAGTCGAGGCCCGCTTCGCGCCGACCCGGGACGATCTGTTCAACATCAACGTCCAATATCTGAACGGCAAATATAAGAGCCTGCAGACCGCCAACTTCTCCCCCACCGGCGCGCCCGTCACCACCGGCTGCACGACCATCGGATCGCGGCTCGCCAATCCGGGCGTCAACGGCGCGCGCTTTTACGACATCGACTGTTCGGGTCGGCCCACGGTCAACTCGCCGCGCTGGGCGCTCAATATGGGCTATCAACACAGCTTCCATATCGGCGGCGACATGGTGCTGGTGGCGGGCGTCCGGTCGAACATCGAATCCAGCCGCTACATGAACTCCAACTTCCGCGAAGAGGAAAAGCAGGGCAGCTTCATGATGTCCGACGCGTTCCTGACGCTGGAAGGGCCGCAGGACAAATGGAGCGTCACGGCCTTCATCAACAATATCGAGGATAAGGAAGTGCTGGCCCGCGCCGGCACGCGCCCGATCCTCGACTTCCCGGTCGGCACGCTGCGTCCGCCGCGCACCTATGGCGTACGTGTGGGCTTCAATCTGTGA
- a CDS encoding FAD-dependent oxidoreductase, translating into MDNSNILIIGGGIGGLTSAIALRRKGFDVTVIERDPDWSVYGVGIIQQSNVLRAMDHLDLLDEYVAAGAGFDTVEVFAPDGTKVARVPSPRLVDGYPANLGVGRPALHKVLGDRTIASGAKVRLGVTATAIHDAGDHVAVQFSDGTQESFDLVVGADGVYSQTRALLFPDAPSPHYTGQAVWRYNLPRTEGMDSLQAYNGPTGVGLVPISPELMYMFVTTAEPDNPRYPREGLAATMRAKIARCSPAIQALGDHITDDDGVVYRPLEAFMLDGPWHKGRVVLLGDAVHATTPHLGQGAGMAIEDSIVLAEELARHDDLDSALTAYRDRRHDRCRYIVEKSLEICMGQLGKGAPIDNHKATADMFAMVSQPI; encoded by the coding sequence ATGGACAATAGCAACATCCTCATCATTGGCGGTGGCATAGGTGGCCTCACCTCCGCCATCGCACTGCGTCGAAAAGGGTTCGACGTCACCGTTATCGAGCGTGATCCCGACTGGTCGGTCTATGGGGTCGGGATCATCCAGCAGTCCAACGTGCTGCGCGCCATGGATCATCTGGACCTGCTGGACGAATATGTCGCCGCAGGCGCAGGGTTCGACACGGTCGAAGTGTTCGCACCCGATGGCACGAAGGTCGCGCGCGTCCCCTCCCCGCGTCTGGTCGATGGCTATCCCGCCAATCTGGGCGTCGGCCGCCCTGCCCTGCACAAGGTATTGGGCGATCGCACGATCGCATCGGGCGCCAAGGTGCGGCTGGGCGTCACTGCGACCGCCATCCATGATGCGGGCGATCATGTAGCGGTGCAATTTTCCGACGGCACGCAGGAGAGTTTCGATCTGGTCGTGGGCGCGGACGGGGTTTATTCGCAGACCCGCGCGCTGCTGTTCCCCGACGCACCCTCACCACATTATACGGGGCAGGCCGTATGGCGCTACAACCTGCCCCGGACCGAGGGCATGGACTCGCTTCAGGCCTATAATGGTCCCACCGGCGTCGGGCTGGTGCCGATTTCGCCAGAGCTGATGTATATGTTCGTGACTACCGCAGAACCGGACAATCCGCGTTATCCGCGCGAAGGTCTTGCTGCAACGATGCGCGCCAAGATCGCCCGCTGCTCGCCCGCAATTCAGGCGCTGGGCGACCATATCACGGACGACGACGGTGTGGTTTATCGTCCCCTGGAAGCGTTCATGCTGGACGGTCCCTGGCATAAGGGCCGTGTCGTCCTGCTGGGTGATGCCGTCCACGCCACCACCCCCCATCTGGGCCAGGGCGCGGGCATGGCAATCGAGGACAGCATCGTGCTGGCGGAAGAACTGGCCCGCCATGACGATCTGGACAGCGCGCTGACCGCCTATCGCGACCGCCGCCACGACCGGTGCCGCTACATCGTGGAAAAATCGCTCGAAATCTGCATGGGCCAGCTCGGTAAGGGCGCGCCCATCGACAATCATAAAGCTACCGCGGACATGTTCGCGATGGTCTCCCAGCCGATCTGA
- a CDS encoding MBL fold metallo-hydrolase has product MKRLSARITGVALSGVIALLATAAAAAGPPRAAFVTLGTMGGPVPDGHRSQPANAILHDGKTYLVDTGDGTVEQMARAGLPLPGVRAIFLSHLHVDHIGGLAAILGLRNQTEARDALAIYGPPGTRELVAGIVASLQPSAKAGYGIPGKSWTPPENTVSVIELRDGETIRVDDMMVRVAQNTHYDFAPGSVEDRNYKSYALRFDLPGRSIAYTGDTGPSAAVERLASGADLLVSEMIDIDATLDRVARTSPNMPATVKATMVQHLATHHLTPEDVGTLAGRAKVKALAVTHIAGGTPDAARTSAYIAAIAKNFAGPTAIADDLDRF; this is encoded by the coding sequence GTGAAGCGCCTGTCCGCCCGGATCACCGGCGTGGCGCTGTCCGGCGTGATCGCCCTGCTGGCGACGGCAGCGGCGGCCGCCGGGCCGCCGCGCGCCGCCTTCGTCACCTTGGGGACGATGGGCGGCCCGGTGCCGGACGGACATCGATCGCAACCGGCCAACGCCATCCTGCACGATGGGAAGACCTATCTGGTCGATACGGGCGACGGGACTGTGGAACAGATGGCGCGGGCGGGCCTGCCTCTGCCAGGGGTCCGCGCCATTTTCCTCAGCCACCTGCATGTCGATCATATCGGCGGGCTGGCGGCGATATTGGGATTGCGCAACCAGACCGAGGCGCGCGACGCGCTGGCTATCTATGGCCCGCCCGGCACGCGGGAACTGGTGGCAGGCATCGTCGCCAGCCTCCAGCCGTCGGCCAAGGCAGGCTATGGCATTCCCGGCAAGTCCTGGACGCCGCCTGAAAATACCGTGTCGGTGATCGAGTTGCGGGACGGGGAAACCATTCGCGTGGACGACATGATGGTCCGCGTCGCGCAGAACACCCATTATGACTTCGCGCCCGGCAGCGTGGAGGATCGCAACTATAAATCCTACGCTTTGCGGTTCGATCTGCCGGGCCGGTCCATCGCCTATACCGGTGACACCGGCCCCAGTGCCGCGGTCGAAAGGCTGGCGTCTGGTGCGGACCTGCTGGTCAGCGAGATGATCGACATCGACGCTACGCTGGATCGCGTGGCGCGCACCAGCCCGAACATGCCCGCCACGGTCAAGGCGACCATGGTCCAGCATCTCGCCACCCATCACCTGACGCCGGAAGACGTCGGCACGCTGGCTGGACGGGCCAAGGTGAAAGCGCTGGCAGTCACGCATATCGCCGGCGGCACGCCCGATGCGGCCCGAACAAGCGCCTATATCGCCGCCATCGCCAAGAATTTCGCCGGACCGACCGCGATCGCCGATGATCTCGACCGCTTCTGA
- a CDS encoding LysR family transcriptional regulator, whose product MILRLDRFDLNLLVAFDILVEERNVTRAAKRLNLTQSAMSAALRRLRDAFADEILVQHGKKMIPTAAALSLAPEISAVVADLRGIIARGLSFDPSQSQRIFRIVASDYVTTVLIGPMLERLQQSAPGVRIEITLPRNDIHERLEDGELDFIVAPERFLEGPHPRELLFEERHVVVGWSGNPMLQQPLTEDLYYSAGHVAVSVSRDGTFIENHLREHGDRRRIEIICAAFSQAAWMLPGTTRLALMHERLARVMASRLPLRIVDAPVDLPIMREMLQYHHARAADTGLTWFREQLREATAASIS is encoded by the coding sequence ATGATTTTGCGATTGGACCGCTTCGACCTTAACCTGCTGGTGGCGTTCGATATATTGGTCGAGGAGCGGAACGTGACCCGCGCGGCCAAGCGCTTGAACCTGACGCAATCGGCGATGAGCGCCGCGCTTCGCCGCTTGCGGGACGCCTTTGCGGACGAAATCCTGGTGCAGCATGGCAAGAAGATGATCCCGACCGCCGCGGCCCTCTCTCTCGCGCCCGAAATCTCGGCCGTCGTGGCGGACCTGCGCGGTATCATCGCGCGCGGCCTCAGCTTCGATCCGTCACAGAGCCAGCGCATCTTCCGTATCGTGGCGTCCGATTATGTGACGACGGTCCTCATCGGCCCGATGCTGGAGCGGTTGCAGCAGTCTGCGCCGGGCGTGCGGATAGAGATCACGCTCCCCCGCAACGACATTCATGAACGGCTGGAAGACGGGGAACTGGATTTCATTGTCGCGCCGGAGCGTTTCCTGGAGGGGCCGCATCCGCGCGAACTGCTGTTCGAAGAGCGCCATGTCGTCGTGGGCTGGTCCGGCAATCCGATGCTGCAACAACCGCTGACGGAAGACCTCTACTATAGCGCTGGTCATGTCGCGGTGAGCGTGTCACGCGATGGCACCTTCATTGAAAATCATCTGCGGGAACATGGCGATCGCCGCCGCATAGAGATTATCTGCGCCGCCTTCAGCCAGGCGGCCTGGATGTTGCCGGGGACGACCAGACTGGCGCTGATGCATGAACGGCTGGCCAGGGTGATGGCGTCAAGATTGCCGTTGCGCATCGTCGATGCGCCCGTTGATTTGCCGATCATGCGCGAAATGCTGCAATATCACCATGCACGGGCCGCAGATACCGGACTGACCTGGTTTCGCGAGCAACTGCGCGAAGCCACCGCTGCGAGCATATCCTGA
- a CDS encoding acyl-CoA dehydrogenase family protein yields the protein MATQAIQRDDAPAPIAPISADQLDQLTRRLAETAEHYDRSGEFPRANFDLLASEGLIGLTVPRELGGRGAGLGEAIRVLAAVAKGEPSTALILFMTYHYHATPARARNWPQAIYERLARDAVAGRGLIGGLRVEPELGTPVRGGLPATVARRTANGWAITGTKIYSTGSTGLDWFSVWAKTDEVEPRVGNFLVRSDSPGIDIEPVWDHLGMRATVSHAVHFADTPTPLDHAVDIRLPEQWAAGAGDPSLAIWNALAISTIYDGVARAARDWLRAYLNDRVPTNLGAALATLPRVQEKFGKIETLLQVNRTLIRDAAVRYDAGDPPSAVEVNNIKYLATANAIRAVEIGLELTGNPGISRQNPLERHYRDVLCSRIHSPQTDTILVAAGRAALGN from the coding sequence ATGGCAACCCAGGCAATTCAACGCGACGACGCGCCCGCGCCCATCGCCCCCATCAGCGCCGACCAACTCGACCAACTGACCCGGCGACTGGCCGAAACCGCCGAACACTACGACCGCAGCGGCGAGTTCCCACGCGCCAATTTCGACCTGCTTGCGAGTGAGGGACTTATCGGCCTGACCGTGCCGCGCGAACTGGGTGGTCGCGGTGCCGGGCTTGGGGAGGCGATCCGGGTGCTGGCGGCCGTTGCGAAGGGGGAGCCGTCGACCGCGCTCATCCTGTTCATGACCTATCATTATCACGCCACCCCCGCGCGCGCCCGCAACTGGCCGCAGGCCATCTACGAGCGGCTGGCACGCGATGCGGTGGCGGGCAGGGGATTGATCGGTGGGCTGCGCGTGGAGCCGGAACTGGGCACGCCGGTGCGCGGCGGTCTGCCCGCAACCGTCGCGCGGCGAACCGCCAATGGCTGGGCGATCACCGGCACCAAAATCTATTCGACCGGATCGACGGGGCTAGACTGGTTCTCGGTCTGGGCGAAAACGGATGAGGTAGAGCCGCGCGTGGGCAATTTCCTGGTGCGGTCCGACAGTCCCGGCATCGATATAGAGCCGGTGTGGGACCATTTGGGGATGCGCGCCACGGTCAGCCACGCTGTGCATTTCGCTGATACCCCCACGCCTCTCGACCACGCCGTTGACATCCGTCTTCCTGAGCAATGGGCGGCTGGTGCGGGCGATCCCAGCCTGGCGATCTGGAACGCGCTTGCAATCTCGACCATCTATGACGGCGTCGCGCGGGCGGCGCGGGACTGGTTGCGCGCCTATCTCAACGACCGGGTGCCCACCAATCTCGGCGCCGCACTCGCCACCCTGCCGCGCGTGCAGGAAAAATTCGGCAAGATCGAAACGCTGTTGCAGGTCAACCGCACTCTGATCCGCGACGCGGCCGTGCGTTATGATGCGGGTGATCCGCCCAGCGCGGTGGAGGTGAACAATATCAAATATCTCGCGACCGCCAATGCCATCCGTGCGGTGGAGATCGGTCTGGAACTCACTGGAAATCCTGGCATCAGCCGGCAGAACCCGCTTGAACGCCATTATCGCGACGTCCTGTGCAGCCGCATCCATTCGCCACAAACCGACACCATATTGGTCGCAGCCGGCCGGGCGGCGCTTGGGAACTGA
- a CDS encoding FAD/NAD(P)-binding protein, whose protein sequence is MMQVDHVAIIGGGFSGVLLAINLLRHGNVRVTLVERRPDRLGRGLAYGAAQAGHILNVRAANMSALPDQPRHFVDWLTAQGLGQEGSFATRRDYGSYLCAMLDEARTAAGDRIAILNDEANDVVVANDGAFIALRSGATVAADVAVIAPGNLPPHDLPAFVGLDRPAYVDDPWAADIGAGLGNDDTLLLLGSGLTAVDCALSLDSAGFRGTIMSLSRRGLTPHAHAPAPPYVVRRERPVGAASALVRSVRERAAEIGWRNAVDELRPYTADIWRAASAVERSRFLRHLRPYWDVHRHRIAPQVAERLDAIRAQGRLAVRAAKVMSATPDGDSLVVSLRPRGAAKSETLKVARVVNCTGPLGDLRRVTDPLLRNLFDRGDIRPDPLAIGIDVDRQCHAIAADGRAQTRLHVVGPMTRGAHWEIVAVPDIRRQVWALARELTSAHWVEAEGL, encoded by the coding sequence ATGATGCAGGTCGATCATGTGGCCATCATCGGTGGCGGGTTCAGCGGGGTGCTGCTGGCCATCAACCTGTTGCGACATGGCAATGTGCGCGTGACGCTGGTGGAGCGACGGCCCGACCGGCTGGGCCGCGGCCTGGCCTATGGCGCGGCGCAGGCGGGCCATATCCTCAATGTGCGCGCCGCCAATATGAGCGCGCTGCCCGACCAGCCCCGTCATTTCGTCGACTGGCTGACGGCGCAGGGACTGGGGCAGGAGGGCAGCTTCGCCACCAGGCGCGACTATGGCAGCTATCTTTGCGCGATGCTGGACGAAGCGCGCACGGCGGCCGGAGACCGGATCGCCATCCTGAACGACGAGGCGAACGATGTGGTCGTGGCGAACGACGGCGCGTTTATCGCGCTGCGATCAGGCGCGACCGTCGCCGCGGATGTGGCCGTGATCGCGCCGGGCAACCTGCCGCCGCATGACCTCCCCGCCTTTGTCGGCCTTGATCGCCCTGCTTATGTCGATGATCCCTGGGCGGCGGACATCGGCGCGGGCTTGGGGAACGACGACACGCTGTTGCTGCTGGGCAGCGGTTTGACCGCCGTCGATTGCGCGCTGAGCCTGGACAGCGCGGGGTTCCGGGGAACGATCATGTCGCTGTCGCGGCGCGGCCTGACCCCGCACGCCCACGCGCCCGCCCCGCCCTATGTCGTGCGGCGCGAACGGCCTGTCGGGGCGGCGTCCGCGCTGGTGCGTAGCGTGCGTGAACGGGCGGCCGAAATTGGTTGGCGCAATGCTGTGGACGAATTGCGCCCCTACACCGCCGACATATGGCGCGCCGCGAGTGCCGTCGAACGCAGTCGTTTCCTGCGCCATTTGCGCCCCTATTGGGACGTGCATCGCCATCGGATCGCGCCGCAGGTCGCAGAGCGGCTGGACGCGATACGTGCGCAAGGGCGGTTGGCGGTGCGGGCGGCCAAGGTGATGTCGGCCACGCCCGACGGGGACAGCCTGGTCGTCAGCCTTCGCCCGCGCGGCGCGGCTAAGAGCGAAACGCTGAAAGTGGCGCGCGTGGTCAACTGCACGGGGCCGCTGGGCGACCTGCGCCGCGTGACCGATCCGCTGCTGCGCAACCTGTTCGATCGCGGCGACATTCGGCCCGATCCGCTGGCGATCGGTATCGACGTCGACCGCCAATGTCATGCCATCGCTGCCGATGGCCGGGCGCAAACGCGGCTGCATGTCGTGGGGCCGATGACGCGCGGCGCGCATTGGGAAATCGTCGCCGTGCCGGACATAAGGCGGCAGGTCTGGGCGCTCGCCCGTGAGTTGACCAGCGCCCATTGGGTCGAAGCCGAAGGGCTATAG